AGAACGAGGGAATGCCTGGTGGAGGGGTCCTCCCATCTCTACTCTTCTCCACCTCGGCTATGGCCACGAGACCCCACCCTTGGCAGAGATCTGCCCATCAGGGGCTTCTGTGTCCTCCAGCAGGGATGCCCTGGGTGTCTTCACTGACTGTGGCTGTTTGCTTGTGTCTGTCAGATGCAGCTTTACGTGGAAGAGCGCGCTCATAAAGGCAGCTGAGGGGGCACCTGCCACCCCACTGATGCCCGAACTGTCAGACTTTGGGGGATCCCCGCCTAGGGCAGTGCTGCATGGCTGCCCTGATTCCAAGTGCTCTTATCGCCTCTGTGTGGATCGCCCACCCCAGCCCGGGGCCGCTCAGGTCTGCTTGGAGGATGCCTCCCCCAGGAGGGCAGTGAAGGATGCCGCAACCTcgacttctcagcctcctggggtTCCGCCGGCCAACACTGTCTGTCTCAAATACTGTGCTGTGAGTTGTTTCAATAAAGGGGCCCCaagggctgggctgagctgagctgtCATTAATTGGAGGGGGAGGGACAGGTATGGCCAGGGTAACCTGGGGGAGGGGCTGCTTCTCCACCAAAATGCCAGGGacccccctctccccactcctaaaACCAACCCCAGGCTGGTTTTactgaaaacatttattatttatttatttatttatttattattattattttatgaaacagagtcttgctctgttgcccaggctggagtgcagtggcgtgatctcggctcactgcaagctccgcctcccgggttcacaccattctcctgcgtcagcctcccgagtagctgggactacaggcgcccgccaccacgcctggctaattttttgtatttttagtagagacggggtttcaccatgttggccaggatggtctcgatctcctgacctcgtgatccgcccgcctcggcctcccaaagtgctgggattacaggcatgagccgccgtgcccagcctgaaaacaTTTATTACAATAAAACGTCAGAGCTACGTGACAGTAAGTTTCCACAAGCTGGTAGGGTTGAACCGGGGCAGGAGTCGCTGGTACAGGGACTTCACTGCCCACCCCATGCTCAGCTCCTGCCTGGAGGAACCTCTGGCTGACCCGGACACAGGATGGACAGCTGTCAGAAAATCTGGAGAACAGCTTGGTAGGGCGATTGGGCAGCCTCTTCCTGTCCATGCTTCTGCCCAGGCTGAGTCTCGGAGGAGGCCTGGTTCCTGGTCATCTTGGGGCTGACGACGATGCTGCTGTTGGTGACTCGGGGCCCATACCAGCCTGCCCAGTACTGGGTGTCCCTGCCCCCGTGCTGGAAGAGGATGTAGCGGACACCCCGGGGGTAGTCTGAGAAGGTGTAGGAGACCTGtcgggaggaggggagaggaagtgaCCACCGGGAcgggggaggggaaggcaggagCCAGGTCCTCTAAGagagctgcccaggctggaaggcaacAGCTCCAGGCCAGAGAGCAGGGGCACCCTGGGCCCTGAGGCTGCCCTTTGCTTCCTGCCATCCTGGCCCTGGGAGGAGTGGGTAGAGAGAGCAAGTGGGTGAGGCCTCACCTCTGTCCACGCGGCATTGTTCCACTGTTGGATGGTCACAGGTGGGGGCTCGAAGGAGGCCAACACGAAGTAGTCAGCCGAGGCCAGCTGCACCTTGAGTTGGTAGGTGCAGCCACAGTCGGCTCTGGCAGCAAACCTGGTGGAGGAGTTGAGAGCCCTGTGTCCAAGCCACCGAGGGCTGGCcccaggggtgggggcaggtgggaCCTACACATTGGAGCTTGGAGCTTCATTTCCCATCAGCTGACACTGCTCTGCCTGGCCTGCAAGGCCCAGCTGGCTTCAGCGCTCCCTATGCCCCACTGTGGCCCGGGGGTAAGCTGTCTGTCCATGCTGGCCTCCGTTACCCCATCTGAGAAAAGGGACCCTTTTGGGCATCCTACTAAAGATGTGACCTCAAAAATCAAAAGACCCCTCCAGAGAGGCCTGGTCTGTCTGAGCCATGTCACCTGTACTTACAATGGACCAGGCTGTGGATTCAGTGGGAGAGTCAAGGGGGTGGCCTGTGTAATGGGGCTGGCACAGAGCTCACCCTCTGCTCAGCCCAGCCACCTCTCCCCACTGCAGCTCTGCCTACCTCTCCATCCTCGCCCCTTTATCCTCAGAGTGGCAGCCCTGGGGCCTGCCTAGAACTGGGGTCCTGCTTCTGCCACCGGGCAAGCCAGAGCCTGGCACAGTTCTGTGCATAGAGTAGGAGCTCCAAAAAGACTCATGGGATGAATAGGGAAAGGGGCAGGGGAGGCAGGTAGGTCAGGAGACCTGGGGGTTCCCACCCAGTCCAGAGAGGGCTGAGGTCCTCTGTTGCCCAAGTGCCTGTCAgtgtcggctgggcacagtggctcacacctgtaatcccagcactttgggaggccgaggtgggtggatcacttgaggtcaggcgtttgaaaccagcctgaccagcatggtgaaacatcgtctgtattaaaaatataaaaaaaaaaaatagccaggtgtggtggtgggcacctgtaatcccagctactcaggacgctgaggcaggagaattgcttgaacgcaggaggcggaggttgcagtgagccaagatcatgccactgcactccagcctgggtgacagagcaagactccgtctcaaaaaaaaaaaaaaacaaaaacaaaaaaacaaaaaacgtgcCTGCCCATGACAGCGCACCTgggggcctcagcctcctcatctgcACACTGGGGCTACAGTGTCCTGCTGACTACGTCACAGGGTGGTGGGGAGGCCAGGAGGTGCCGCAGGGTCTGGGTGCAGAGCAGGGGCAGAGGCCGGGGCTACCTGGCTCTAGGACACTGCCGTGCAGAGTGGGCACTTGCTATGGGTTGTCTCACTCGGAAGCGCAGTAAGAGGAGCATGTAGAGTGTGGGGACACAGGCCATGGACCCTACTCACCAGTCCTTAACCACGATGTCCGGCCGGAATGTGTCTAGTAGCTCCTCCCAGTAGCCCTCGGCTACAAGGTCCACCAGCTGGGACTTGAGGCACATTCTGGGGAGCAGAGTTGGGGGCTTGCATACCTGGGTGTGCTCTGCGTGGCCCCCCCTCACCCAGGCCTTGGCAGCCCCtgtgagcccagggaggtggtTTGGGGACCTAGGGTATCCCTTGGCCGCTGTGGGACAGGCACTGGCTGGGGCTGACTCTGGCTCCTCCTCCAGTGCAGGAGGGAGTTTGACCCACTTGTGCCTGGGCGGCATTTGAGCCCAGTCCAAAGGCCCATTGTTCCAGGGCACTCTTGTAAACTCAAGTTCCTAGCTTAGGATGGATGCCTGTAGATAGCCCTGGCTTATCTTAACCGCCCAGTGGACTCCTGGCCTGCTTCAGTGATCCCTACCCCCACTGTCCATGAACACAGCACTGAGTGATTCCAGGAAGcagtgactctgggcaagttttGGGGCCACCTCCCTCGAGCTTTGCAGAGAGGCCTTCTCTTAGGAAGACTTTGCCTGAGACTTGGCAAAGGTGTCCTGACCCTCTGTCCCCTCCACGCAAGCCTGGTAGGTTCAGTTTGCCTTACTCGTAGGATGTGACAAAATACTTCTTGACTTTGGGGTCAGGAAAATCTGTCCCGTGGGCTCCAGGGAGGCTCTCCACCTTCCAGCGGTCCCCACCATTGAAATCGATTTGCCATGCAAACATATCCTCTAGGAAGAACAGAAGCCGAGGTGAGACCCTCTGTGTAAATTCAAAGTCCAACCCTCCCCACCTAGTCCCgggagggcgggagggagggTGGTTGGCATTAGTGACCCTCTTGGGAGGCAGGACTTGCTCATGGTCAGGTCTCTGGGGCTGTGGACACCAAAGGGTTAACCAGCTTGTTCCTTCTCAAGGGCATTGTGTGGCCAAGGTACCCCACCAGCCCAATTGTACCCCAACTGCACCTTGGAGCACCCTTACAAAGCACCCCTTCCAACACATTCCCACCTGTCCTCACCATATCAGCTCTGATCTGACTCTGTCCCTCTCACTCAGTCCCAAACTGGCCTCACTCCTAACACGCAGCTGGAGAAAAGAATGCGTGTTACCAGAAATTCTAAACCAACCCCTTCCTCACTTCCATGTTGCGGTGAACTCTGGGAAATACCCAAGTATCAGttctaaaaaaattacattacaaGAGGCCTGTGAGAATACTGTCCTCAAAGACTAatgtgaggccgggcacggtggctcgcgcctataatcccagcactttgggaggccgaggcaggtagattgctcgaacccaggagttcaagaccagcctagggaacatagcGACACCCcctttttttaataagtaaaataattttttaaaaaaggctaacAACACAGACTGCTTACTTGACCCAGATGGCACCCCAGATGTCCAGGAGGGAGAGGCCCTTGGTTAACTACATAACCCAGGTTGGAGGCCCTGGAGGATGGGTTTGTGGGTTTGTCGGTGGGTCATGGGAACCAAGATTCCCACAGGGCTCAGATGGCCTCTGCCCAGGGCAAGAGTGCCAAGTGGAGGAACAGGTACCCTTTGGGCTGGGTGCTGTAGTAACATGGGTGGACCTCCATTAGGTGGGCCTGGTGGGTTCAGGGGGGCGATCATCCTCTTCACACCGAACTTAGAGGACCTTAGAAGACAATGGTGCTTCTCTACCAGCGCTGCCCAGGCAATCACcggggcacttttttttttttgagatggagtcttgctctgtcgcccaggctgcagtgcagtggtgcaatcttggctcactgcaagcaccgcctcccaggttcacgccattctcctgcctcaacctcccaagtagctgggactacaggtgcctgccaccatgtccggctaatttttttacatttttagtagagacggggtttcaccgtgttggccaggatggtctcgatctcctgacctcatcgtccgcccgcctcagcctcccaaagtgctgggattacaggtgtgagccaccgccaccGGCCCACCGGGGCACTTTTCAAATGGCTCGCTTGCTCCCCCTCCAGGAGCCCGCTATTCTCCAGGTGCTCTGGGGTCCCCAGTAGAGAACCAGAGGAGTAATACAGAAATCCAGGAGCTGGGCTGGTGCTGAGCACAGACCTGGGGGTATCCCAGCAAGGCTTGACTGAGCACTGCCGGCCCCGGGCAGGCCAGGCTGCAAGGCCAGCTCTGTCAGGTGGTATTACGCCGAGCAGGCAGCTTAGCCGGGCAGCTGCTAAATGGAATCTGGGGCAGGCAGAGGGACTGAGTGTCAGGCACTGTCTATGGGGGCTCTGGGATTTGGGGCGGGGGAGTTTGAGGCCTTTATCTCTCGGGACCAAACCCTGGAAGCTGGGCAGTTGTGCGTCTTTGGGGAAGTCACTCATCTTGGGCCCAAAGCTCTACATCTACACAATGGAGTCCACCCCAGTTGTCCTGGCATCTTCCAGgttccttttgtgtgtgtgtgtgtgtgtgtgtgtgtgtgtgtgtgtgtgacagagtctcgctctgtcacccaggctgctggagtgcagtggcgcgatctcggcttactgcaacctccgcctcccaggttcaagcagtgctcctgcctcagcttcccaggtagttgggattacaggcgcccaccaccatgcctggctaatttttgtatttttagtagagatgaggttttgccaggctggtctcgaactcctgacctcaggtgatctgcctgcctcggcctcccaaagtgctgggattacaggcgtcagccaccgcacctggcctatttgttttatttttaaattattttttcagagacagggtctcactctgttccccaagctggagtgaagtggcataatcttggctcactgcaacctccatctcctgggttcaagcaattctcctgcttcagcctcccgaggagctgagattacaagtgcctgccaccatgcctggctaatttttttgtatttttgtagagatggagtttcaccatgttgtccaggctggtcttgaacacctgacctcaagtaatcacccatctcagcctcccaaagtgctgggattacacgtatgagccaccacgcccagccaatctcCGAGGATCCTAATGAGGATGAAGAGAGTACAGAGATAGCAAGGGGATTCTAAGTACACAAACCAGGTCTCAAAATCAGTTGCTGCTGGAGCCCCAACAAGAAGTATGGTGTGTCCGGGgtggatggtggctcatgcctataatcccagcactttgaaaggctgaggcgggcgaatcatttgcactcaggagtttgagaccagtctgggcaacatggtgagaccctgtctctaatttaaaaaaaaaaaaaaaatatatatatatatatatatacacacacacatatatgtatacacacacacacacacatatatatgtgtatatatatgtatatgtgtatatatataggagatggaggttgcagtgagccaagattgtgccattgcactccagcttggggaatagagtgagaccctgtctctgaaaaaataatttaaaaataaaacaaataggccaggtgcggtggctgacacctgtaatcccagcactttgggaggccgaggcaggcagatcacctgaggtcaggagttcgagaccagcctggccaacatggcaaaacctcatctctactaaaaatacaaaaactagctgggtatggtggtgggtgcctgtaatcccaactacttgtgtgtgtgtgtatgtgtgtatatatatatatatatataaagtgtggTGCCTGGTACATAGCAGGTACCAaatgaaggaagggaaaagggaaaaaaaccctGGGAAATACAAGAGAATGTAGCAGGCTAGGTGGGGACCTTCAGCTATGATCATGGGCCCCTCTGGATCCTCATTTTGTTTGTCTGTATAATAGGGCTAACAGGAGGATGGATAAGTACATTTGTAAAGACCTCCCACAAGCGCCTGGCACAGAGGAGGCCCTTGGTCAACATGAGGCAGCTTGGGCTGAGCTCTGGGGGACAGGCAGGTCTGCAGTATTCTTGTGCATTCAATGAGCGTATCTTGGGCACCTGCTATGTGAAGGTGTCACTGTGGATGCTATAGTGTGGCAAACAAGGTCCATTTGGCCCCTGGAACTTGAAGTttgtggcagaaaaaaataaggaaattctgaaaaaaaaaaatttttttttttttgagactaaaagtttcactcttatcacccaggctggagtgcagtggagccatctcggctcactgcaacctctgcctcccaggttcaagtgattctcctgcctcagcctcccaagtagctgggaattgTAGGCGTGGGCCAGCATGCCCaactttgtgtgtttttagtagagacagggctttgccattttgaccaggctggtctccaactcctgacttcaggtgatccgcccatctcggcctcccaaagtgccgggattacaggcgtgagccaccgcgccttgtGAAAAGTGTTACAGGGCATGAAATGGGGGTGCTATGCTAGAGGTGGAGAGTGCTGTTTTTAGATTGGGAGCACAAGGCAGGTCTCTGAACTGAGAcctgaagaatgagaaggaaccaaGGGAGTGAGGTGAGAGTTTAGGGTTAGAGAACATTTCAAGTAGTGTGGGAATCTCAAGTGCCAAGGCCCAAGGATGGGAAGGAACGAGCCCGGTGGCAGCCTCCACCCTGCCCCCATGCCACCTTCAGCACACGGGTTGCGCAAGAGGTTCCTATGCAGGCTCCGTAGGAAGTAGAAGATTTTCCAGTCGGCCACGGGCTGGTCCCAGTCCTCGGTGATGAAGCCCTCTCGCAGGCACTTGCGCTTCCAGAGGGTCATGAGGTCGATGAGGTCCCGCCAGAGGCTGCAGACCAGGCGGCAGTTCAGCAGCAGCTGGCGGGCGGGCACATGCGTGAACAGCTCCAGCAGGATGTTCTCGGGCAGCTCGTTAATGCTGTCCAGGGCTGCCTTGGGGTGGGGAGCATCCATGGCCTGTGGGGACAACAGTAGTTATGAGCCTGACCAGGGAGGTGGGCCCTCAGGTCCCCAGGGAACCAGGCCAGGGACTCCTCTCCAACCCtgcattagccaggtgtggtggcacatgcctggagtcccagatacttgggaggctgaggcagaggatcccttgagcctgggagttcaaggctacagtgacctatgatcgcgccactgcacccctgcccgggcaaccaagcaagactggctaaaaaaaaaaaaaaaaaaaacccacaaaagagCATTTCTGAGGCTGAGGGTCCTTCCAGTAAACAGTAGCCCCTCAGTGGAAAGAGTAGTCATGGGACACACATTCAGAAGAGTGCAATACAAATAGTAAAGTCTTTAgagacacattttttaaaaggcccctccccaatttaaaaaaaaaatgcttaattttaAAGCCAGTGGGTTGGGTGGACTGTAAGATTTTGTGGAGGCCACACTTGTCTGCAAAGTTCTGTGAGGGTTTTGGTGATTGTTATTTTAATGCTCTGGATTCACTGTTAGactataaaatctttttttttttttttttttttgagacagagtcttgctctgtcacccaggctggagtgcagtggtacaatctcggctcactgcaacctccgcctcctgggttcaagtgattctcctgcctcagcctcccgagtagctgggactataggcgcatgccaccacgcccagctaattttttgtatttttagtagagacagggtttcaccgtgttagccaggatggtctcaatctcctgaccccgtgatgcacccgcctcagcctcccaaagtgctcggattacaggcgtgagccaccgtacccggccagaATATAAAATCAGTTTTACATCCCAGACTCATTAATGTTCATTTAGTGGTGGGCTAGCACTGAGAAACCACCTTCCTATCTCCAGAAGCTTACTTTGGCCTGGAAGTCACATGTGATAAAACAACCCCATGGGAAGCCCCCACAACACCCTGCTGAGCTGCCTTTGGTGTCAGGCCAGAATCCACTTGGAgatggctggaaaaaaaaaatctgatggaGGGTGGCTGAgaagactgcctgggtttgaatcctggtctGCAGTGACTAGTTGGGAAGCTGTGAAAAGGTGGGGGTAACTGTCCCGTCCCTGGAAGGGCCAGGAAGACCAAGTGAAGCACAGAGCTTCAGTCAGCACTGCTGTCAGCACAAACCTGCTCTCAACACTGTCTTCCCTGTACCTCTGCATTGCACACGGGTTCTGGAAAACTTCAAGCAGTGCCACAGCCCTGGCCTGAATCTGTCCCTGGGGGCACCTGGTTAGTTCTCTAAGGGGATCCCAGGTACTTACCCCAGGTAGGTGGGAGTTGGCCGGCAGCCAGGGCTCTGCACTGTCACTCAGGTGGGCCTCATCTGCTTACACATGAGGAGAGAATGTTCTAATGTTCTCCACCTACAAGCAGGGAAACAGAACCTtgctggcctcttttttttttttcttcccccccaccccgagacagtttcgcttttgttgcccaggctggagtgcaatggtgtgatgtcggctcactgcaatctccacctcccgggttcaagcaattctccagcctcagcctcccaagtaactgtgattacaggcgcccgccaccacatccagctaatttttgtatttttagtagagacggggtttcaccatgttggccaggctggttttgaactcctgacctcaggtgatccacccgccttggcctcccgaagtgctgggattacaggcgtgagccactgtacccagccttttGCTGTGGCCTCTTCTGATTTTCCACAGAGGCTTGGCCAAAGCAGCAGTTCGTAGTCTTCTGAAagctcccatctcaaaaaacaggaGGGTGGGTGCATGTTCGCTCCTGCCCAGGGAGGAACACTTTACATGGCAGAGAAAACAGGTGAGGTACTTGTGCCTCATGAAAAATACTTTgcaggccgggtatggtggctcaagcctgtaaccccagccctttgggaggccgaggcgggcggatcacaaggtcagaagttcaagaccagcctggccaacacagtgaaaccccgtttctactaaaaatacaaaaaaattagccgggtgtggtggtgtgcgcctgtaatcccagctactcaggaggctgaggcaggagaattgtgtgaacctgagaggcggaggttgtggtgagtcgagatcgtgccactgcactccagcctgggtgacagtgccaagacaccatctcaaaaaaaaaaaaaaaaaaagaaagaaaaaaggctttgCAACcttggcaacacagggagaccctgtctctataaatagtgaaaaaattcgccgggcatagtggcgagtgcctgtggtcctagctacttggaaggctatgGCGTCAGGAtcttctgagcccaggaggtcaaggctgcagtagctcacaggcgtgagccaccgaacccagcCCCTCAGAGATTCTCTACCTTAGAGTCCATGAGGCCTGCCGAGGTCACACTCTAGGAAAAGAAGGAGCctgctggagcagagtgagccatgattgctccatggcactccagcctgggcaacagaacaaaactgtctcaaaaaaagaaaagaaaaatgctttgatggaaaacaaacaaacaaaaaacccaatgtGGCCAAGTCTTCTAAGTTCTGAGAAGCAACtgtaagcatttgaaaaaaaatgtaaaacttgtcaattaaaaatgcttgtagtctgggcaacatagtgagactctgtctctagaaaaagagaaattaggtCCGGCGCGTGGACtcaggcctgtattcccagcactttggtaggccgaggcgggcggatcacaagatcacgagttcgagaccagcctggccaatatggcgaaaccccgtctctactaaaaatacaaaaattagccggtcgtggtggtggacgcctgtagtcccagctactcgggagggtgaggcaggagaatcgcttgaacccgggaagcagaggatgcagtgagccgagatcacaccactgcactctagcctgggcgacagagcgagaatctgtctaaaaaaaaaaaaaggctgggcacggtggctcacgcccataatcccagtactttggaaggccgaggtgggcggattacgaagttaggagatcgagaccgtcctggctaacacagtgaaactccatctctactaaaaatacaaaaaattagccgggcgtggttgcaggcccctactcgggaggctgaggcaggagaacggcctgaacccgggaggcggagcttgcagtgagccgagatcgcgccactgcactccagcctgggcgacagagcgagactccgtatcaaaaaaaaaaaaaaaaaagaaattagctaggcctggtggcccgtgcctgtagtcccagctacacaggaggctgaggcaggaggatcgcttgagcccaggaagtcgaggctgcagtgagccgtgatcatgccactgcactccagcctgggtgacagagcaagactctgccataaataaataaatatcgaggctgcagtgagccgtgatcatgccactgcactccagcatgggtgacagagcaagactctgccataaataaataaataaataaataaataaataaataaatgctggcaACTTCTAAAGGCACTGTCTAGACTCTAGACCAAATAAAAGTCACTGGGCTCCAAGCTAGACACATCTAGGCACCAATAGCTTCCCACCGTGGTGACCGAAGTCTGGTCTCTGGCCCAGTCCGCATTTTCTTGTGCCCCttccccgcccccgcccggggCATTTTGTGGTGGGGAAGTCCATGCCAGCCCTAGGAAGCCCTCTCACACCGATCGGGGTCCCCAACTGCCCGGCCCGGCGTCTCGTGCTCGCCTTCTCCGCACCCACCCTCCCAGCAAGCTCTGGTGGCATTGTTACTTCACCGGTTTCTCGGAAACAGAAACTGTGGCTGGGGAAAGGCAGGCGCCGGATCTCGCAGGCGTGTGGGGGCCTGGAGGTCCCCTGACAGTTCTCCGAACCCGGCGCCGGCCTCGGGATGTGGCCAGGGTGGAGGCGGCCGCAGAGCCTCCGCCTGGGTGGCCCCGGGGCCAGGCCCCCAGTCGAAGTCCGGGCCCAGCCGCCCGCGCCCCCCACCCCTGGCCGCCTGGACCAGCGCCCGCAGGCTCAGTGAACGCCCAGGCGCCGGAGACCCCGGCTCCCCACTCGCCCGCCGCCCGTCCCCCCGGGGACGCGACCTGGGCGCAGCGGCGGAGCTCCGGGTCGGCCCGAGCCTACCGCCTCGGCGTCTTCGTCGCTGGGCCCCGCCGCCGCGTCACGCGCTGCGCTGGgtccccacccccgccccggaCCCCGCTGCCGTCCCTCTCGGCTCGGCGCCTAACCCTCGCCGCGGGAAGACGAACCTGGGGTCCCCAGGGCCCGGGCCCTCGCTGCGGCCTGCGTGTCCTGAAGCTGTCTCCCCCTCCAGGCGGCGGGCGGCTCAGCACCCACACCTGCACCCGCCTCCTCCGCAGGGCAAAAGCTCCCGAACGGGCGGCTGGTCCCCGGACCTCCGCAC
This portion of the Pongo abelii isolate AG06213 chromosome 1, NHGRI_mPonAbe1-v2.0_pri, whole genome shotgun sequence genome encodes:
- the FBXO6 gene encoding F-box only protein 6; this translates as MDAPHPKAALDSINELPENILLELFTHVPARQLLLNCRLVCSLWRDLIDLMTLWKRKCLREGFITEDWDQPVADWKIFYFLRSLHRNLLRNPCAEEDMFAWQIDFNGGDRWKVESLPGAHGTDFPDPKVKKYFVTSYEMCLKSQLVDLVAEGYWEELLDTFRPDIVVKDWFAARADCGCTYQLKVQLASADYFVLASFEPPPVTIQQWNNAAWTEVSYTFSDYPRGVRYILFQHGGRDTQYWAGWYGPRVTNSSIVVSPKMTRNQASSETQPGQKHGQEEAAQSPYQAVLQIF